A region from the Acidobacteriota bacterium genome encodes:
- a CDS encoding flagellin FliC, translating into MPRHASGRNDSMATFSVVHNIQSLVAQNHLTRTQRGLSQTLDRLSSGLRINGAKDDAAGLAIAETLRADVAALNQGVRNANDGIGVINVADAALQEIGNLVQRAVTLAQQAASETSGQDSSTSKAALNDEYNQILSEIDRIAATVEFNGLKLIDGSGTSIDIQIGTGSSANDRLTVTISGISASTLGLTSDSLLTASDARLELVNLQSAVDTISSDRGTLGAAQNRLEATISVITTQAENLQAAESQIRDANIAAEVVNLTKFQVLNQTGLAALAQANASAQSVLALLG; encoded by the coding sequence ATGCCGCGGCACGCTTCAGGGAGGAACGACAGCATGGCCACTTTCTCGGTCGTCCACAACATTCAGTCGCTCGTCGCGCAGAACCATCTCACCCGGACGCAGCGCGGCCTCAGCCAGACGCTGGACCGCCTCTCTTCCGGCCTGCGCATCAACGGCGCGAAGGATGACGCGGCAGGCCTCGCGATCGCCGAGACTCTGCGCGCCGACGTCGCGGCGTTGAACCAGGGCGTGCGCAACGCGAACGATGGCATCGGCGTGATCAACGTCGCCGACGCCGCCCTCCAGGAGATCGGCAACCTGGTCCAGCGGGCGGTGACCCTCGCCCAGCAGGCAGCCTCCGAGACCTCCGGGCAGGACAGCTCCACTTCCAAGGCGGCCTTGAACGACGAGTACAACCAGATCCTGTCCGAGATCGACCGGATCGCCGCTACCGTCGAGTTCAACGGCCTGAAGCTCATCGACGGCTCGGGAACCTCGATCGACATCCAGATCGGCACCGGTTCCAGCGCCAACGACCGCCTGACGGTGACGATCAGCGGGATCAGCGCGAGCACCCTCGGCCTGACCTCCGACTCGCTGCTGACCGCCTCCGACGCGCGGCTCGAGCTGGTGAACCTCCAGTCGGCCGTCGACACGATCTCGTCCGACCGCGGCACCCTCGGCGCCGCCCAGAACCGTCTCGAGGCGACGATCAGCGTGATCACGACCCAGGCGGAGAACCTGCAGGCGGCCGAGAGCCAGATCCGGGATGCCAACATCGCGGCGGAAGTGGTCAACCTGACCAAGTTCCAGGTGCTCAACCAGACCGGCCTCGCGGCGCTGGCTCAGGCCAACGCGAGCGCCCAGAGCGTCCTGGCGCTGCTCGGCTGA
- the fliS gene encoding flagellar export chaperone FliS → MSYALSAERARAAYQANTVRDDDPLGLVVKLYDGMLGFLRRGSELLEESRYREAAEPIRRATDIVGELQAVLDLDRGGEVAANLDRLYTYARRRIVEAHLGSDPAGLREVADLLQPLRDAWAEAREKTLAAGVR, encoded by the coding sequence ATGAGCTATGCGCTGAGCGCAGAGCGGGCCAGGGCGGCTTACCAGGCGAACACGGTGCGGGACGACGACCCGCTGGGCCTCGTGGTGAAGCTGTACGACGGGATGCTCGGTTTCCTCCGGCGCGGCAGCGAGCTGCTGGAGGAGAGCCGGTACCGGGAGGCGGCCGAACCGATTCGCCGCGCCACCGACATCGTCGGCGAGCTGCAGGCCGTGCTCGATCTCGACCGGGGCGGCGAGGTGGCCGCCAACCTGGACCGGCTGTACACGTACGCCCGCCGTCGCATCGTGGAGGCCCATCTCGGGTCCGATCCCGCGGGGCTGCGGGAGGTGGCGGATCTTCTGCAGCCGCTGCGCGACGCGTGGGCGGAGGCGCGCGAGAAGACGCTCGCCGCCGGCGTGCGTTGA
- the flgB gene encoding flagellar basal body rod protein FlgB — MTWGLPSFDPFLRRMERALDVMSRRQQLTAANIANIDTPGYHTVDIDFDRALQRAVEEAGGGVEPARTRPGHLAPASSPSERPREVEGLMERIDGNNVNLDREMLALAQVRLRYDAATALLRIKLRQLRSVISEGRIG, encoded by the coding sequence ATGACCTGGGGCCTGCCATCGTTCGATCCGTTTCTGAGACGGATGGAGCGGGCGCTCGACGTGATGTCGCGCCGCCAGCAGCTCACCGCGGCCAACATCGCCAACATCGACACGCCCGGTTACCACACGGTCGACATCGATTTCGACCGCGCGCTCCAGCGTGCGGTGGAGGAGGCCGGCGGCGGCGTCGAGCCGGCCCGCACGCGGCCGGGGCACCTCGCCCCGGCTTCCTCTCCTTCCGAGCGTCCCCGCGAGGTTGAGGGGTTGATGGAGCGGATCGACGGCAACAACGTGAACCTGGACCGCGAGATGCTGGCGCTCGCGCAGGTCCGCCTTCGCTACGACGCGGCGACGGCGCTCCTCCGCATCAAGCTGCGCCAGCTCCGATCGGTGATCTCCGAAGGGAGGATCGGCTGA
- a CDS encoding flagellin FliC has protein sequence MAAFSVVTNIGALNAQNSLIKTERGLQTTLSRMSSGLRINGAKDDAAGLAIAENLRADIQGLNQAIRNANDGISIINVADSALEEISNLLQRAMTLAEQASSDTSGADSSSSKSAINDEYNQILSEIDRIAATVEFNGLKLLSGSGTTIDVQIGVGSSTDDRLTIVTSAITAAGLGLTSDALLTKSDARLELVEIQSAIDTVSSDRGDLGAAFNRLEHTISVITVQAENLSAAESQIRDANVAAEVVNMAKFQVLTQTGLAALAQANSSAQSVLALLR, from the coding sequence ATGGCTGCCTTCTCGGTCGTGACCAATATCGGGGCACTCAACGCCCAGAACAGCCTCATCAAGACGGAGCGGGGGCTGCAGACGACGCTGAGCCGCATGTCGTCCGGGCTGCGCATCAACGGCGCGAAGGACGATGCCGCCGGCCTTGCGATCGCGGAGAACCTGCGCGCCGACATCCAGGGCCTCAATCAGGCCATCCGGAACGCCAACGACGGGATCAGCATCATCAATGTCGCCGACTCGGCGCTGGAGGAGATCTCGAACCTGCTCCAGCGGGCGATGACGCTGGCGGAGCAGGCCTCCTCGGACACGTCGGGAGCCGATTCCAGCTCGTCGAAGTCGGCGATCAACGACGAATACAACCAGATCCTTTCGGAGATCGACCGGATCGCCGCGACGGTGGAGTTCAACGGGCTCAAGCTGCTCAGCGGCTCGGGCACGACGATCGACGTCCAGATCGGCGTCGGCTCCAGCACCGACGACCGCCTCACGATCGTGACCTCCGCGATCACCGCGGCCGGCCTCGGGCTGACTTCCGACGCCCTCCTGACGAAGTCGGACGCCCGCCTGGAGCTGGTGGAGATCCAGTCGGCGATCGACACGGTCTCCTCCGATCGCGGGGATCTCGGTGCCGCCTTCAACCGGCTCGAGCACACGATCTCGGTGATCACCGTGCAGGCCGAGAACCTGTCCGCGGCCGAGAGCCAGATCCGGGACGCGAACGTCGCGGCCGAGGTCGTCAACATGGCGAAGTTCCAGGTGTTGACGCAGACGGGTCTCGCGGCACTGGCCCAGGCGAACTCGAGCGCCCAGAGCGTCCTGGCGCTTCTCCGGTAG
- the fliE gene encoding flagellar hook-basal body complex protein FliE — protein MNVGQIGRIEIEKPRGPEAGRSGNRPDGPSFGEAMEEALREVETELGRADAAAVGHIAGDGSDLHNVLLEMERADLSLRTLMQVRNKLLDAYREIMRMQV, from the coding sequence ATGAATGTGGGCCAGATCGGACGGATCGAGATCGAGAAACCGCGGGGCCCTGAGGCCGGCCGTTCCGGGAACCGGCCGGACGGCCCGAGCTTCGGCGAGGCGATGGAGGAGGCGCTCCGCGAAGTGGAGACCGAGCTCGGCCGCGCGGACGCGGCGGCTGTCGGGCACATCGCCGGCGACGGCAGCGATCTCCACAACGTCCTCCTCGAGATGGAGCGAGCCGACCTGTCGCTGCGGACTCTCATGCAGGTGCGCAACAAGCTCCTGGATGCCTACCGCGAGATCATGCGAATGCAGGTGTGA
- a CDS encoding sigma-54-dependent Fis family transcriptional regulator, with translation MKPKASVLVVDDDAGMRLAMARAIRRAGYETARCENGAAALEALRARPWDAMVTDVRMPGLDGRRLLTQALALRPRLRVIVVTAFGTVEDAVSAIRRGAADYLLKPFSPEALLSALERALGGRGGGEADEERLVGDDPAFRELLDQAERAAKTDATVLITGESGTGKEVVARYIHRRSPRAAGPFVAVNCAALPAELLEAELFGVRRGAYTGADRDRDGHLKRAAGGTLLLDEIGDCPLAIQAKLLRALEEKVIVPLGAGAAEPVDLRIIAATHQDLVAAVAEGRFRKDLYFRLRVLPLAVPPLRERRGDIPALARHIAEQVAAKLGRRAPAIDRAAMNRLVRHPWPGNVRELRNVIERAVILDQDGRIGPEDLFLDSWDQPQDGDRIAPGMTIAEAERRLIERTLDAAGGNRTRASEMLGISVRTLRNKLKAFRERDAAFAAACRGGAP, from the coding sequence GTGAAACCGAAAGCTTCCGTCCTCGTGGTGGACGACGACGCGGGTATGCGCCTGGCGATGGCGCGGGCGATCCGGCGGGCCGGTTACGAAACGGCACGCTGCGAGAACGGAGCCGCCGCGCTCGAGGCGCTGCGCGCCCGCCCGTGGGATGCCATGGTGACCGACGTCCGGATGCCGGGACTCGATGGCCGGCGTCTGCTCACCCAGGCCCTTGCCCTGCGTCCCAGGCTCCGCGTGATCGTGGTGACGGCGTTCGGGACGGTCGAGGACGCGGTCTCGGCCATCCGGCGGGGGGCCGCCGACTACCTTCTCAAGCCGTTCTCTCCGGAGGCGCTCCTGTCGGCGCTCGAGCGCGCCCTCGGCGGTCGCGGCGGAGGGGAGGCCGACGAGGAGCGCCTCGTCGGCGACGATCCGGCGTTCCGCGAGCTGCTGGATCAGGCGGAGCGTGCCGCGAAGACGGATGCCACGGTGCTGATCACCGGGGAAAGCGGAACCGGCAAGGAGGTCGTCGCCCGCTACATCCACCGCCGCAGCCCGCGCGCTGCCGGTCCGTTCGTGGCGGTCAACTGCGCCGCCCTGCCGGCGGAACTCCTCGAGGCGGAGCTGTTCGGTGTCCGGCGCGGCGCCTACACGGGCGCCGACCGGGATCGCGACGGGCACCTCAAGCGGGCGGCGGGCGGAACCCTGCTCCTGGACGAGATCGGCGACTGCCCGCTGGCGATCCAGGCCAAGCTCCTGCGCGCCCTGGAGGAGAAGGTCATCGTTCCGCTGGGGGCCGGGGCGGCCGAGCCCGTGGACCTGCGGATCATCGCTGCCACCCACCAGGACCTCGTCGCCGCCGTCGCGGAAGGCCGCTTCCGCAAGGACCTGTACTTCCGGCTGCGGGTGCTGCCGCTCGCGGTCCCGCCTCTGCGGGAACGCCGCGGCGACATTCCAGCGCTCGCGCGGCACATCGCGGAACAGGTGGCGGCGAAGCTGGGACGGCGGGCGCCGGCCATCGACCGCGCGGCGATGAACCGGCTCGTCCGGCATCCGTGGCCCGGTAACGTGCGCGAGCTCAGGAACGTGATCGAGCGGGCGGTGATCCTCGACCAGGACGGCCGGATCGGGCCGGAGGATCTGTTCCTCGACTCCTGGGACCAGCCGCAGGACGGCGACCGGATCGCACCGGGGATGACGATCGCCGAGGCCGAGCGGCGGTTGATCGAAAGGACTCTCGACGCAGCGGGAGGGAACCGGACCAGGGCGTCCGAGATGCTCGGCATCTCGGTCCGGACACTCCGCAACAAGCTCAAGGCGTTCCGGGAGCGCGACGCGGCTTTCGCCGCCGCCTGCCGGGGAGGTGCACCATGA
- the flgC gene encoding flagellar basal body rod protein FlgC: protein MSLLRAMRVAASGLEMQRARMEIVASNLANANTTRTAEGGPYVRRLPVVEAAPVDGPGGFAGALDRAVRGVRITGVTKDPRPPLLRYEPGHPDADANGYVAYPNVDPAEEMVDLLSALRSYEANVNVIKAAGRMHESALGMVR from the coding sequence ATGAGCCTGCTTCGCGCAATGCGTGTGGCCGCCAGCGGCCTGGAGATGCAGCGAGCCCGGATGGAGATCGTGGCCTCGAACCTGGCCAACGCCAACACGACGCGGACCGCCGAGGGGGGGCCGTACGTCCGCCGGCTCCCGGTGGTGGAAGCGGCCCCCGTCGACGGCCCCGGCGGGTTCGCCGGAGCCCTCGACCGCGCTGTGCGCGGCGTGCGCATCACCGGCGTCACGAAGGACCCGCGGCCGCCTCTCTTGAGGTACGAGCCCGGGCATCCGGATGCGGACGCCAATGGTTACGTCGCGTATCCCAACGTCGATCCTGCCGAGGAGATGGTGGATCTTCTCTCGGCGCTGCGTTCCTACGAGGCCAACGTGAACGTGATCAAGGCCGCCGGGCGGATGCACGAGAGCGCGCTCGGCATGGTGCGGTGA
- a CDS encoding flagellar protein FlaG, whose product MTADSLTFEGRIAAGTPVPGSGPSPPAVRPEPPAAPPPRAAETAGDRPPVPADAPQFLEDLKRQLAEIQARGSLRQLRLDYEIRDGNVVVVKILDAETDKVIRTVPPEEQLELARRLEEYLGLVLDETA is encoded by the coding sequence ATGACGGCGGACAGCCTCACGTTCGAGGGAAGGATCGCGGCCGGTACGCCGGTCCCCGGATCCGGTCCGTCGCCGCCGGCGGTGCGCCCCGAACCTCCGGCAGCACCGCCCCCGCGAGCCGCGGAGACGGCAGGCGACCGGCCGCCGGTGCCGGCGGACGCCCCGCAGTTCCTCGAGGACCTCAAGCGGCAGCTGGCGGAGATCCAGGCCCGGGGCAGCCTCAGGCAGCTCCGCCTGGACTACGAGATCCGGGACGGGAACGTCGTGGTGGTCAAGATCCTCGACGCGGAGACCGATAAGGTCATCCGGACGGTCCCCCCCGAGGAACAACTCGAGCTGGCGCGCCGGCTCGAGGAATACCTCGGCCTGGTCCTGGACGAGACCGCCTGA
- a CDS encoding sigma-54-dependent Fis family transcriptional regulator, protein MKTTHQTNAPNRERCHVIVVEDDEGLLRTISEYLRKIGHEVRTATSAAAAWELLLQEPADVLITDLKLPDPKTDGLDLLRRARELYPGLIVLVMTGFASVRSAVDAMRCGASDYLPKPFAMSQLEIALNRALETRRLREENERLRSQLMERESFDKIIGKSRPMQRLFQLLEKVSQVDSTVLITGESGVGKELIVQALHYGHPLRRRHRLVAVHCGAIPENLIESELFGHARGSFTGADRDKPGRFELAQGGTLFLDEIGTMKPDLQVKLLRVLQSRQIHRVGGTRPIPVDVRVIAASNEDLKAKVDRGEFREDLYYRLNVIPLYVPPLRERRSDIPLLAAHFAAKYAHRNNLPKKEISQEAMRILMRHDWPGNVRELENAIEFATVMSGGRSTIEPGDLPFEIQRESSGFSLPLQVTEEGLDFKSVVSELERNLILQSLEIAGGNKARAAALLDLKRTTFVEKLKRIQRGQPTA, encoded by the coding sequence ATGAAGACGACCCACCAGACCAACGCGCCGAACCGTGAACGATGCCACGTCATCGTCGTCGAGGACGACGAGGGGCTGCTCCGCACGATCAGCGAGTATCTCCGCAAGATCGGCCATGAGGTCAGGACCGCGACCTCGGCCGCCGCCGCGTGGGAGCTCCTGCTCCAGGAGCCGGCGGACGTGCTCATCACCGATCTCAAACTGCCGGACCCGAAGACGGACGGGCTCGACCTCCTCCGGCGCGCCCGGGAACTCTACCCCGGGCTGATCGTCCTCGTGATGACCGGATTCGCCTCCGTGCGGTCGGCGGTCGATGCCATGCGATGCGGCGCCTCCGACTACCTGCCCAAGCCCTTCGCGATGAGCCAGCTGGAGATCGCCCTGAACCGCGCTCTCGAAACGCGCCGACTGCGCGAGGAGAACGAACGGTTGCGCTCCCAACTGATGGAACGCGAGAGTTTCGACAAGATCATCGGCAAGAGCCGGCCGATGCAGCGGCTCTTCCAGCTTCTCGAGAAGGTGAGCCAGGTGGACAGCACCGTGCTGATCACCGGCGAGTCAGGGGTCGGGAAGGAGCTGATCGTCCAGGCCCTCCACTACGGGCACCCGTTGCGCCGGCGGCACCGGCTCGTGGCCGTGCATTGCGGCGCTATCCCCGAGAACCTGATCGAGTCCGAGCTGTTCGGCCACGCTCGCGGCTCGTTCACCGGGGCCGACCGGGACAAGCCGGGCCGGTTCGAACTGGCGCAGGGTGGCACCCTTTTCCTCGACGAGATCGGGACGATGAAGCCCGATCTCCAGGTGAAGCTGCTCCGCGTGCTGCAGAGCCGGCAGATCCACCGGGTGGGGGGAACGCGCCCGATCCCCGTCGACGTGCGGGTCATCGCCGCCTCCAACGAAGACCTGAAGGCCAAGGTGGACCGGGGGGAGTTCCGCGAGGATCTCTACTACCGCTTGAACGTCATCCCGCTGTACGTCCCGCCGCTTCGCGAGCGCCGGTCCGATATCCCGCTTCTCGCCGCCCATTTCGCCGCCAAGTACGCCCACCGCAACAACCTCCCCAAGAAGGAGATCTCCCAGGAGGCGATGCGGATCTTGATGCGCCACGACTGGCCGGGGAACGTCCGCGAGCTGGAGAACGCCATCGAGTTCGCCACGGTGATGTCGGGAGGCCGCTCGACGATCGAGCCCGGCGACCTGCCGTTCGAGATCCAGCGGGAATCTTCCGGCTTCTCCCTGCCGCTGCAGGTGACGGAGGAGGGCCTCGACTTCAAGAGCGTCGTCTCGGAGCTGGAACGGAACCTGATCCTCCAGTCGCTCGAGATCGCGGGGGGCAACAAGGCCCGGGCCGCCGCGCTGTTGGACCTCAAGCGGACCACGTTCGTCGAGAAGCTGAAGCGGATCCAGCGCGGCCAGCCGACAGCGTGA
- a CDS encoding DUF302 domain-containing protein: protein MLERDYAYTRQVEGMDVAAAAGKVRELLAEEGFGVLTEIDVQKAMKEKLDIDRPPYLILGACNPQLAHQALEKEPPIGVLLPCNVTVFQDDSGRTVVQAINPITMFGVIGRPELQPIAEEVAARLQRVLERL, encoded by the coding sequence ATGCTGGAAAGAGACTACGCCTACACGAGGCAGGTCGAAGGCATGGATGTGGCGGCGGCTGCAGGGAAAGTGCGGGAGCTGCTCGCCGAAGAGGGATTCGGTGTCCTGACCGAGATCGACGTGCAGAAGGCGATGAAGGAGAAACTCGACATCGACCGGCCGCCGTATCTCATCCTCGGCGCGTGCAATCCCCAGCTCGCCCATCAGGCCCTGGAGAAGGAGCCGCCGATCGGCGTGCTGCTGCCTTGCAACGTCACCGTCTTCCAGGACGACAGCGGCCGGACGGTCGTGCAGGCGATCAATCCGATCACGATGTTCGGCGTGATCGGCCGCCCGGAACTCCAGCCGATCGCGGAGGAAGTCGCCGCGCGGCTGCAGCGGGTCCTCGAGCGACTCTGA
- a CDS encoding peptidyl-prolyl cis-trans isomerase, with the protein MTPVRTLFVGVTSLLLSAPLAFGAGAAEPEAGKVYVKMATTMGDIYLELDREKAPITVENFLRYAREGFYDGTIFHRVIDNFMIQGGGLDKNMKKKPTHEPIKNEWRNGLKNRRGTIAMARLGRQPDSATSQFFINVRDNEALDIPRDGAGYAVFGRVVSGMDVVDKIKSVPTTSRAGRQDVPVEPIVILSVREIPRDQVPGN; encoded by the coding sequence ATGACCCCTGTGCGCACGCTTTTCGTCGGCGTCACCTCGCTCCTGCTGTCCGCTCCCCTCGCCTTCGGCGCTGGGGCCGCGGAGCCCGAAGCGGGCAAGGTCTATGTGAAGATGGCCACCACCATGGGGGACATCTACCTCGAGCTGGACAGGGAGAAAGCTCCCATCACGGTGGAGAACTTCCTTCGGTACGCCCGCGAGGGCTTCTACGACGGGACGATCTTCCACCGGGTGATCGACAACTTCATGATCCAGGGGGGCGGCCTCGACAAGAACATGAAGAAGAAGCCGACCCATGAGCCGATCAAGAACGAGTGGCGCAACGGATTGAAGAACCGGCGCGGCACGATCGCCATGGCACGGCTCGGGCGGCAGCCGGATTCGGCCACGTCACAGTTCTTCATCAATGTCCGCGACAACGAGGCCCTGGACATCCCGCGCGACGGGGCCGGGTACGCCGTGTTCGGGCGCGTGGTGTCGGGAATGGATGTCGTGGACAAGATCAAGTCGGTGCCCACGACGTCGCGAGCGGGGCGCCAGGACGTTCCCGTCGAGCCGATCGTGATCCTCTCGGTGCGCGAGATTCCGCGCGACCAGGTGCCCGGGAACTGA